In Massilia antarctica, the following are encoded in one genomic region:
- a CDS encoding DUF4175 family protein translates to MQADADIIDQLQFAATRRRAPLWFATILPWLLLLSFPGIVAWSAWAVWDCRRMRARVRRDWIGWIDATVPALEDSSALLAGATSAIGQLQRRRLLARIATTLTDDVLAAIASERVRFDPRWLALSVCAALALFAWRQVQAVPSTPREIKALIAKQTSEITVRVTPPKYTGVAMSDGAPRELQVPEHSIVEWCLRAPQPVDTPIELSDGQTLKIGRACARWVAAESVFWRWRGARYNLRVIADQAPEVTMSAPRDMVHTLARDAASATIALAVRDDYQVRRATLHLTLARGSGENIRFSDRELPLPESNDPRTRTWHKQWTLAELGMEPGDDLYFFVRATDNAERAHTTVSPTYTLRLPGPVEESDDSSAQPMLVKPENLRSQRQIIIDTEQLLADLKATPGMNPATVRSRSEAIADDQAQLRRRYGQFLGEESTLFGGEEHHDKEEKHDVVAEFGHMHDQAENATLFDESTKKVLRRALSAMWDAEKSLRAITPASALAPEHKALEAIKQLQQADRIYLHKTAFVPPALKEEIRMTGDVVGTKSYRREQGAAAVPIPGEVRRLIEALDADGALPALWSRDAQAWIRERIANEAQRLEAQRAVQDVADGCADCRPVLRAWLRGAIDRAPILLQAKATPQTPFTRALRDGAPR, encoded by the coding sequence ATGCAAGCCGACGCTGACATCATCGACCAGTTGCAGTTCGCCGCCACGCGCCGGCGCGCGCCGCTGTGGTTTGCCACGATTCTCCCATGGTTGCTGCTGCTGTCGTTCCCCGGCATTGTGGCGTGGAGCGCGTGGGCGGTATGGGATTGCCGGCGCATGCGCGCGCGCGTGCGGCGCGACTGGATCGGCTGGATCGATGCCACCGTGCCCGCGCTGGAAGACAGCAGTGCGCTGCTGGCGGGGGCCACCAGCGCCATCGGCCAGCTCCAGCGCCGCCGCCTCCTGGCGCGCATCGCCACCACGCTCACCGACGACGTACTCGCGGCGATTGCCAGTGAGCGCGTGCGCTTCGATCCGCGCTGGCTCGCGTTGAGCGTGTGCGCGGCACTGGCGTTGTTCGCATGGCGCCAGGTGCAGGCCGTGCCATCCACGCCGCGCGAAATCAAGGCCTTGATCGCAAAGCAGACCAGTGAGATCACCGTGCGCGTAACGCCGCCCAAATACACAGGCGTGGCCATGTCCGACGGTGCGCCGCGCGAACTCCAGGTGCCGGAGCACAGCATTGTCGAATGGTGCTTGCGCGCGCCGCAGCCGGTGGACACGCCCATTGAGCTGAGCGACGGCCAGACGCTCAAGATCGGCCGCGCATGCGCGCGTTGGGTCGCGGCGGAATCGGTGTTCTGGCGCTGGCGCGGTGCGCGCTACAACCTGCGCGTGATTGCCGACCAGGCGCCGGAGGTCACCATGTCGGCGCCGCGCGATATGGTTCACACGCTCGCGCGCGATGCCGCCAGTGCCACCATCGCGCTGGCGGTGCGCGACGATTACCAGGTCCGGCGCGCCACCTTGCACCTGACCTTGGCGCGCGGCAGCGGCGAAAACATCCGCTTCAGCGACCGCGAACTGCCGCTGCCGGAGTCGAACGATCCGCGCACGCGCACCTGGCACAAGCAATGGACCTTGGCGGAGCTGGGCATGGAGCCGGGCGACGATCTGTATTTTTTCGTTCGCGCGACCGACAATGCCGAGCGAGCGCATACGACCGTCTCGCCCACCTACACCCTGCGCCTCCCCGGTCCGGTGGAAGAGAGCGACGACTCGTCGGCGCAGCCAATGCTGGTCAAGCCCGAGAACCTGCGCAGCCAGCGTCAGATCATCATCGACACCGAGCAGCTGCTGGCTGACCTGAAGGCGACGCCAGGCATGAACCCGGCCACCGTGCGTTCGCGCAGCGAGGCCATTGCCGACGACCAGGCCCAGTTGCGGCGCCGTTACGGCCAGTTCCTCGGTGAGGAGTCGACCCTGTTCGGCGGCGAGGAGCATCACGACAAGGAAGAGAAACACGACGTGGTTGCCGAATTCGGTCACATGCACGACCAGGCCGAGAACGCGACCCTGTTCGACGAGTCGACCAAGAAGGTCCTGCGGCGCGCCCTGAGCGCCATGTGGGATGCCGAAAAATCCCTGCGCGCGATCACGCCGGCGAGCGCACTCGCGCCCGAACACAAGGCGTTGGAAGCGATCAAGCAGTTGCAGCAGGCCGACCGCATCTACCTGCACAAGACCGCCTTCGTGCCGCCCGCGCTCAAGGAAGAAATCCGCATGACCGGCGACGTCGTGGGTACCAAAAGCTACCGCCGCGAACAGGGCGCCGCGGCCGTGCCGATTCCCGGCGAGGTACGGCGCCTGATCGAAGCGCTCGACGCCGATGGCGCCTTGCCCGCCCTGTGGAGCCGCGACGCGCAGGCGTGGATTCGCGAACGCATCGCGAACGAAGCGCAGCGCCTGGAAGCGCAGCGCGCCGTGCAGGACGTGGCCGACGGCTGCGCAGACTGCCGCCCGGTACTGCGTGCCTGGCTGCGCGGCGCCATCGACCGCGCGCCGATCCTGTTGCAGGCCAAGGCCACTCCACAAACCCCCTTTACCCGCGCCCTGCGCGACGGAGCTCCCCGATGA
- a CDS encoding DUF817 domain-containing protein, which produces MAAHILSRLFSLRPSAVDAHLLSFHTRPGLTGLSRFGVEFLYFGMKEARACLFVGLFFAAVFSVPRAGLWGIPRYDVLLVVALAIQGWMMWARLETRDELKAITLFHVIGFALEVFKTSGSIQSWSYPDFAYTKLFGVPLFVGFMYAAVGSYIIQAWRLFDLRVIHHPPHWMGVVIALLIYVNFFTHHYIGDYRWYVAACALGLYARSTVIMRPLDVERRMPLLLAFVLIGFFIWLAENISTFFGIWKYPNQLGAWSMVHVGKWSSWSLLVVMIFTIVVNLKHIKARIHVPA; this is translated from the coding sequence ATGGCCGCCCATATCCTGTCCCGGCTGTTTTCCTTGCGTCCAAGCGCAGTCGACGCGCATCTGCTGAGTTTTCACACAAGGCCCGGGCTCACCGGCTTGTCCCGCTTTGGCGTGGAATTCCTCTACTTCGGCATGAAGGAAGCGCGCGCCTGCCTGTTCGTGGGCCTGTTCTTCGCGGCCGTGTTTTCGGTGCCGCGCGCGGGCCTGTGGGGAATCCCGCGTTACGACGTGCTGTTGGTCGTCGCTCTCGCCATCCAGGGCTGGATGATGTGGGCCAGGCTGGAAACGCGCGATGAACTCAAGGCGATCACCTTGTTTCACGTGATCGGCTTTGCGCTGGAAGTGTTCAAGACCTCGGGCAGCATCCAGTCATGGTCCTACCCGGACTTTGCGTACACGAAGCTGTTCGGCGTGCCGCTCTTTGTGGGATTCATGTATGCGGCCGTCGGCAGCTACATCATCCAGGCATGGCGCTTGTTCGATTTGCGGGTGATCCATCATCCGCCGCACTGGATGGGCGTGGTGATCGCGCTCCTCATCTACGTCAATTTTTTCACGCACCACTACATCGGCGATTATCGCTGGTATGTGGCGGCGTGCGCGCTCGGGCTGTACGCCAGGTCGACCGTCATCATGCGCCCGCTCGACGTGGAGCGCCGCATGCCCTTGCTGCTGGCCTTTGTGCTGATCGGTTTTTTCATCTGGCTGGCCGAAAACATCAGCACCTTTTTCGGCATCTGGAAGTACCCCAACCAGCTTGGCGCGTGGTCGATGGTGCATGTCGGGAAGTGGAGTTCGTGGTCTTTGCTGGTCGTGATGATCTTCACGATCGTCGTCAACCTCAAGCACATCAAGGCGCGCATTCACGTGCCGGCATAG
- a CDS encoding type II toxin-antitoxin system RelE/ParE family toxin: MNVYWTPEAEQDRWEVFEYIAKDKVTAAVDMDNLFSQAASKLAEFPLLGHAGKIRATLEFIVHESYRIVYEINGETLWILALVSTSRQWPPAA, translated from the coding sequence GTGAACGTTTACTGGACGCCGGAGGCCGAACAGGACCGATGGGAGGTATTCGAATACATCGCCAAAGACAAAGTAACGGCAGCGGTCGACATGGATAATCTGTTTTCGCAGGCGGCGTCCAAGCTGGCGGAGTTTCCGCTACTCGGGCATGCGGGGAAAATTCGCGCCACGCTTGAGTTCATTGTTCACGAAAGTTATCGTATCGTGTACGAGATCAACGGCGAAACACTATGGATTTTGGCACTTGTGAGCACATCGCGCCAATGGCCCCCTGCGGCCTGA
- a CDS encoding antitoxin of toxin-antitoxin stability system translates to MQKEAVFTMKLEPELREAFMAEAAAMHRPASQIVREMMREYVVRQREAREYDEFLHLKVEVARQSMNAGKGRSNEDVEARFAARRAELISVAEK, encoded by the coding sequence ATGCAAAAGGAAGCCGTTTTTACAATGAAGCTGGAGCCCGAGTTGAGGGAAGCATTCATGGCCGAAGCAGCGGCAATGCATCGACCGGCATCACAGATCGTTCGGGAAATGATGCGTGAATATGTCGTACGACAACGAGAGGCCCGGGAATATGATGAATTTCTACACCTGAAGGTGGAAGTTGCACGCCAGTCCATGAACGCAGGCAAGGGACGCTCCAACGAAGACGTTGAAGCGAGGTTCGCCGCCCGCCGTGCTGAGTTAATTAGTGTGGCCGAGAAGTGA
- a CDS encoding TonB-dependent receptor plug domain-containing protein — protein MTNSPGSPHLKRTLLASALLLALNSTYAQQGTAPAARSGEDTPASVVILGSRSTAKTSLDTAAPVGLINIKDMQTAGPLELGKLLQTLDPSFNFSSTFISDGTDIIRPATLRGLGPDQLLVLVNGKRRHQQALVNVQQTVGRGSAGTDINAIPLSAIHHIEVLRDGAAAQYGSDAIAGVINIVLKTQTNETQLSSSVGTTSEGDGDLISGSANHGFKLGENGYLNLSVEGRRRNETNRAGPDSLRVDPPRVTQRIGDSLAKDAYLWWNAALPIDDSSEIYSFGGISKRTGDSAGFFRSPGDGRTVPAVYPNGFLPNILTTVKDASFAVGYKRELANDWKFDVSVNHGRSELGFHERNSLNVSYWYEPKPSGGIYAESPLEADTGKLKFNQTTFNADIRGPLKFGDKTVQLATGFEYRRDNYAIEAGDPVSYQYGRTNNPAIKIFDQTGGIAASGAQGFPGYTPGTEVDQGRHNIALYLDAEHNITDKLLVAGAVRFEKYSDFGNTTTGKLSMRYDPTRQFGMRGSVSTGFRAPSVQQKFYSSVSTNLNSAGVLTETLTAREGSAVTRAFGISPLKEETSKSASIGMILRPMPNFSVTADLYRIKIDDRIVFSSNIAPESGNCVPASKCPIKSILDPLKVGQAQFFTNAIDTTTDGLDIVAEHTTKWSGSTLVLSGQMGFSKTEVKARKSQSPVLTGAQLFDDAQVTLIERGQPRKKHVIAADYTTGAWNVNTRANYYGSVQGQGFTAPYIQTWESKWLVDMSLRYAFTKKISASIGVNNLFDTYPTEWDKTKAAPFPQLGFTHCWETCPIGINGRQMYAKVDWAF, from the coding sequence ATGACGAATTCCCCAGGCAGCCCTCACCTCAAACGCACCTTGCTCGCATCGGCCCTCCTGCTCGCGCTCAACAGCACCTATGCGCAGCAAGGCACCGCCCCCGCCGCCCGCAGTGGCGAGGACACCCCCGCTTCCGTCGTGATCCTCGGTTCGCGCTCGACCGCCAAGACCTCGCTCGATACCGCCGCGCCGGTCGGCCTGATCAACATCAAGGACATGCAGACCGCCGGCCCGCTGGAACTGGGCAAGCTGCTGCAAACCCTGGACCCATCGTTTAACTTCTCGTCGACGTTCATCAGCGACGGCACCGACATCATCCGCCCTGCGACCCTGCGCGGCCTCGGCCCCGACCAATTGCTGGTGCTCGTTAACGGCAAGCGCCGCCACCAGCAGGCGCTGGTCAATGTGCAGCAAACCGTCGGGCGCGGCTCGGCCGGTACCGACATCAACGCCATTCCGCTGTCGGCCATCCACCACATCGAAGTGCTGCGCGACGGCGCGGCCGCCCAATACGGCTCCGACGCGATCGCCGGCGTGATCAACATCGTCCTCAAGACCCAGACCAACGAAACGCAATTGAGCAGCAGCGTGGGCACCACCTCGGAAGGCGACGGCGACCTGATTTCCGGCAGCGCGAACCACGGCTTCAAGCTGGGCGAGAACGGTTACCTGAACCTGTCGGTCGAAGGCCGCCGCCGCAACGAAACCAACCGCGCCGGTCCGGATTCGCTGCGGGTCGACCCGCCGCGCGTGACCCAGCGCATCGGCGACAGCCTGGCCAAGGATGCTTACCTGTGGTGGAATGCCGCGCTGCCGATCGACGACAGCAGCGAAATCTACTCCTTCGGCGGCATCTCCAAGCGCACCGGTGATTCGGCGGGCTTTTTCCGCTCGCCGGGCGACGGCCGCACCGTGCCTGCCGTGTACCCGAACGGCTTCCTGCCGAACATCCTGACGACGGTGAAAGACGCCTCGTTCGCGGTCGGCTACAAGCGCGAACTGGCCAACGACTGGAAGTTCGACGTGAGCGTGAACCACGGCCGCAGCGAACTCGGTTTCCATGAGCGTAATTCGCTCAACGTCAGCTACTGGTACGAGCCGAAACCGTCCGGCGGCATCTACGCCGAATCGCCGCTCGAAGCCGATACCGGCAAGCTGAAATTCAACCAGACCACCTTCAACGCCGACATCCGCGGTCCGCTCAAGTTCGGCGACAAGACGGTGCAGCTGGCGACCGGTTTCGAGTACCGCCGCGACAACTACGCCATCGAAGCGGGTGATCCGGTTTCGTACCAGTACGGCCGCACCAACAACCCGGCCATCAAGATCTTCGACCAGACCGGCGGCATCGCAGCATCGGGCGCGCAAGGCTTCCCGGGCTACACCCCGGGCACCGAAGTCGATCAGGGCCGCCACAACATCGCCCTGTATCTCGATGCGGAACACAACATCACCGACAAGCTGCTGGTCGCCGGCGCGGTGCGCTTTGAAAAGTACTCGGACTTCGGCAACACCACCACCGGCAAATTGAGCATGCGCTACGATCCGACGCGCCAGTTCGGCATGCGCGGCAGCGTGTCGACCGGTTTCCGTGCGCCGAGCGTGCAGCAGAAGTTCTACAGCTCCGTGTCGACCAACCTCAATTCGGCCGGCGTGCTGACCGAAACCCTGACCGCGCGCGAAGGCAGCGCCGTCACGCGCGCCTTCGGCATCTCGCCGCTCAAGGAAGAGACCTCGAAAAGCGCCAGCATCGGCATGATCCTGCGCCCGATGCCCAACTTCTCGGTCACCGCCGATCTGTACCGCATCAAGATCGACGACCGCATCGTCTTCTCCAGCAATATCGCGCCGGAATCCGGCAACTGCGTGCCGGCTTCCAAGTGCCCGATCAAGTCGATTCTCGATCCGCTCAAGGTCGGCCAGGCCCAGTTCTTCACCAACGCGATCGACACCACCACGGACGGCCTGGACATCGTGGCCGAGCACACCACCAAGTGGAGCGGCTCGACCCTGGTGCTGTCGGGCCAGATGGGCTTCAGCAAGACCGAAGTCAAGGCGCGTAAATCGCAATCGCCCGTGCTGACCGGCGCCCAGCTGTTCGACGACGCGCAAGTGACCCTGATCGAGCGCGGCCAGCCGCGCAAGAAGCACGTCATCGCCGCCGACTACACGACCGGCGCATGGAACGTGAACACCCGCGCCAACTACTATGGCTCCGTGCAGGGCCAGGGCTTTACCGCCCCGTACATCCAGACCTGGGAATCGAAGTGGCTGGTCGACATGTCGCTACGCTATGCGTTCACCAAGAAGATCAGCGCATCGATCGGCGTGAACAACCTGTTCGACACCTACCCGACCGAGTGGGACAAGACCAAGGCCGCACCGTTCCCGCAACTGGGCTTCACCCACTGCTGGGAAACCTGCCCGATCGGCATCAACGGCCGCCAGATGTACGCGAAGGTTGACTGGGCTTTCTAA
- a CDS encoding spermidine synthase produces MSDTPASTRFNAPGHPPATITEFKGVRFLHLGTSWVQGAMRLAKPDNIELEYVQMMMMWMLFLDHPKHIVQLGLGSAALTKFSYQRFPAARVTVAELNPNVIDVCHAHFGLPPNDARLDVRQMDAMDFVLDAANHGTVDVLQVDLYDEEARGPVLDSPEFYQACMDCLSDDGIMTTNVFGDFSNYDKNLQNMELVFDAVVWLPEVHDANIVVLAFKRAPSIDFSVLYERAGTIKKSMNLPAKNWVAGLKGWMQDQQQ; encoded by the coding sequence ATGTCCGACACCCCTGCTTCCACCCGCTTCAACGCACCCGGCCACCCGCCGGCCACCATCACCGAATTCAAGGGCGTGCGCTTCCTGCACCTGGGTACCTCGTGGGTGCAGGGCGCCATGCGCCTGGCCAAGCCGGATAACATCGAGCTCGAATACGTGCAGATGATGATGATGTGGATGCTCTTCCTAGACCATCCGAAGCACATCGTCCAATTGGGCCTGGGCAGCGCGGCGCTCACCAAATTCAGTTATCAGCGCTTTCCCGCGGCGAGGGTGACGGTGGCCGAGCTCAATCCCAACGTGATCGACGTCTGCCACGCCCATTTCGGCCTGCCGCCGAACGATGCGCGCCTCGACGTGCGCCAGATGGATGCGATGGATTTCGTGCTCGATGCGGCCAACCACGGCACGGTCGACGTGCTGCAGGTGGACCTGTACGACGAGGAAGCGCGCGGGCCGGTGCTCGACTCGCCCGAGTTCTACCAGGCCTGCATGGATTGCCTGTCCGACGACGGCATCATGACCACCAATGTCTTCGGCGATTTTTCCAACTACGACAAGAACCTGCAGAACATGGAACTGGTATTCGACGCCGTGGTGTGGCTGCCCGAGGTGCACGACGCGAACATCGTCGTGCTGGCGTTCAAGCGCGCGCCGTCGATCGATTTTTCAGTGTTGTACGAGCGCGCGGGTACGATCAAGAAGAGCATGAACCTGCCCGCCAAGAACTGGGTGGCCGGCTTGAAGGGCTGGATGCAGGACCAGCAGCAGTAG
- a CDS encoding sensor histidine kinase: MHSSLRLSLVTRWTALVGTLLALGILIALGLDHLLPGRPLLVLALSLACVVPIAVITMRAQIRPILSLFRALEGTVTSYKDGDFSFSLYWPQNDELADLVASHNALGNVLREQRLALVQRELLLDTMVQNTPVAMLLVGEGAGNTGAIVYANLSARQMLGDGRKLEGHRLSDILDQASPALVDALARGGDGLFTAGDGEDEEVYHLARRSFSLNGRKHELLLLRQLTHELRRQEVQTWKKVIRVISHELNNSLAPLTSLAHSGAELVRRGQTERLPQILETIEERTRHLESFILGYARFAKLPSPRVEECPWPAFVSQLASQVAVTVAGTLPPEPARFDPAQMEQALLNLLKNAHESGSPAADVTLQVRLAPGMLRIEVMDRGQGMNDAVLTNALVPFYSTKRSGTGLGLALAREIAEAHGGRITLGNRDGGGLMVTLILPA, encoded by the coding sequence ATGCACTCGTCGCTGCGCCTGTCCCTCGTCACGCGCTGGACCGCCCTGGTGGGCACCCTGCTGGCCCTGGGCATCCTCATCGCGCTGGGGTTGGACCACCTGCTGCCGGGGCGTCCGCTGCTGGTGCTGGCCCTGTCGCTGGCATGCGTCGTGCCGATCGCGGTCATTACCATGCGCGCCCAGATCCGGCCGATCCTGTCGCTGTTTCGCGCGCTCGAAGGCACCGTCACCAGCTACAAGGACGGCGACTTTTCCTTCAGCCTGTACTGGCCCCAGAACGATGAACTGGCCGACCTGGTGGCGAGCCACAACGCCCTCGGCAACGTCCTGCGCGAACAGCGCCTGGCGCTGGTGCAGCGCGAACTGCTGCTCGATACCATGGTCCAGAACACGCCGGTGGCCATGCTGCTCGTCGGTGAAGGCGCGGGGAACACGGGAGCGATCGTGTACGCCAACCTGTCGGCGCGCCAGATGCTCGGCGACGGCCGCAAGCTCGAAGGCCATCGCCTCTCCGATATTCTCGACCAGGCCTCGCCCGCGCTGGTCGATGCACTCGCGCGCGGCGGCGACGGCCTGTTCACGGCCGGCGACGGCGAGGACGAAGAGGTGTATCACCTGGCACGCCGCAGCTTCAGCCTCAATGGCCGCAAGCACGAACTGCTGCTGCTGCGCCAGCTGACCCACGAACTGCGGCGCCAGGAAGTGCAGACCTGGAAAAAAGTCATCCGCGTCATCAGCCACGAACTGAATAATTCGCTGGCGCCCCTGACTTCCCTGGCGCATTCGGGCGCGGAGCTGGTGCGGCGCGGCCAGACCGAGCGCCTGCCGCAAATCCTGGAAACCATCGAAGAGCGCACGCGCCACCTGGAGAGCTTCATCCTCGGCTACGCGCGCTTCGCCAAGCTGCCCTCGCCGCGGGTCGAAGAGTGCCCGTGGCCCGCCTTTGTCAGCCAGCTGGCCTCGCAGGTGGCCGTAACGGTGGCCGGCACCTTGCCGCCGGAACCAGCCAGGTTCGACCCGGCCCAGATGGAACAGGCTTTGCTCAATCTGCTCAAGAATGCCCACGAATCGGGCTCGCCGGCCGCCGACGTGACCCTGCAGGTGCGCCTGGCGCCGGGCATGCTGCGCATCGAGGTGATGGACCGCGGCCAGGGCATGAACGACGCCGTGCTGACCAATGCGCTGGTGCCGTTCTACTCGACCAAGCGCAGTGGCACCGGTCTGGGACTGGCGTTGGCGCGCGAAATCGCCGAGGCCCACGGCGGGCGCATCACGCTCGGCAACCGCGACGGCGGCGGCCTGATGGTGACCCTGATCCTGCCGGCGTAA
- a CDS encoding sigma-54-dependent transcriptional regulator: MPTVLIIDDNAAVAIALDVLFSLHDIGALRATSPEEGLAILARASVDLVIQDMNFSADTTSGEEGTALFREIRKRHPDLPVILLTAWTHLDAAVDLVKSGAADYLSKPWNDNRLIATVTNLIELGQANRSLQQRVRQERRARRDLEQGFDLRGMVWQDPATERILHLACQVARADVPVLISGPNGTGKERIADIIQANSLVADGPFVVLNCGALPAELIEAELFGAEAGAYTGASRAREGKFEAADGGTLFLDEIGNLPLAGQMKLLRVLETGRFERLGSNRERQVKVRVISATNADLGAMIRAGTFREDLFYRLNVIELRLPALAARPADILPLAAAFLARGKSLHHCAQAALLAHAWPGNVRELKNVMARASLLAAGDIIKAGDLGLPLTLTASTGIEVEPDRDAIVGAMSRANGVVAQAAADLGLSRQALYRRMERLGIAR; the protein is encoded by the coding sequence ATGCCTACTGTACTGATCATCGACGACAACGCCGCCGTCGCCATCGCCCTCGATGTCCTGTTTTCGCTGCACGACATCGGCGCGCTGCGCGCCACCTCGCCCGAAGAAGGCCTGGCCATCCTGGCGCGCGCCAGCGTGGACCTGGTCATCCAGGACATGAACTTTTCGGCCGATACCACCTCGGGCGAGGAAGGCACGGCGCTGTTCCGCGAAATCCGCAAGCGCCACCCCGACCTGCCGGTCATCCTGCTGACCGCCTGGACCCACCTGGACGCGGCGGTCGACCTGGTCAAGTCGGGCGCGGCCGACTATCTGTCCAAGCCGTGGAACGACAACCGCCTGATCGCGACGGTGACCAACCTGATCGAACTGGGACAGGCCAACCGCTCCTTGCAGCAGCGCGTGCGGCAGGAACGGCGCGCGCGGCGCGACCTGGAGCAGGGTTTCGACTTGCGCGGCATGGTGTGGCAGGATCCTGCCACGGAACGCATCCTGCACCTGGCCTGCCAGGTGGCGCGGGCCGACGTGCCGGTGCTGATCAGCGGCCCTAACGGCACCGGAAAAGAACGCATCGCCGACATCATCCAGGCCAATTCGCTGGTGGCGGACGGGCCGTTCGTGGTGCTCAATTGCGGCGCCCTGCCGGCCGAATTGATCGAGGCCGAACTGTTCGGCGCCGAAGCGGGCGCCTACACCGGTGCTTCGCGCGCGCGCGAAGGCAAGTTCGAGGCGGCCGACGGCGGCACCCTGTTTTTGGATGAAATCGGCAACCTGCCGCTGGCCGGCCAGATGAAGCTCTTGCGCGTGCTCGAAACGGGGCGCTTCGAGCGCCTGGGATCGAACCGCGAGCGCCAGGTGAAGGTGCGCGTGATCAGCGCCACCAACGCCGACCTGGGAGCGATGATCCGCGCCGGCACCTTCCGCGAAGACCTGTTTTACCGCCTGAACGTGATCGAACTGCGCCTGCCGGCGCTGGCTGCGCGCCCGGCCGACATTTTGCCGCTGGCAGCCGCCTTTCTCGCGCGCGGCAAAAGCCTGCACCACTGCGCCCAGGCCGCGCTGCTGGCGCACGCCTGGCCGGGCAATGTGCGCGAACTCAAAAACGTGATGGCGCGCGCCAGCCTGCTGGCGGCCGGCGACATCATCAAAGCCGGCGATCTTGGCCTGCCGCTGACCTTGACGGCCAGCACCGGCATCGAGGTGGAGCCGGACCGCGACGCCATTGTCGGTGCCATGAGCCGCGCCAACGGCGTGGTGGCGCAGGCGGCGGCCGACCTGGGGCTGTCGCGCCAGGCGCTGTACCGGCGCATGGAACGCCTCGGGATCGCTCGCTAG
- a CDS encoding ABC transporter permease, which yields MEIRPILSALLRSKTGAILVALQVAISLAILTNALHIVSVRQAVAARPSGIAGESSVFHIRVRHLVEGSHQEQLARQQAETRALRAIGGVLSAAFVNQAPMSQSGWSSSVAPSRTAGDDIPSAAMYYSSDSLVKTWGLELVQGRDLKPEDVLDIDGNTAPDDLFPKAVLVTRALADKLWPGGGDAVGKTLYFGSGEEANSATVVGVIGTLQTQGAEVAARGAYSLIVPMRKTFSSTMYAVRSDAGQQERVMKEADAALRASNQGRAIVTSKTVGADREQRYQADVALSWMLIAVSVLLLLITASGIVGMASLWVTQRRKQIGVRRALGARRVDILRYFITENFMITSVGVVGGVLASIALNQLLVSKLEMERLPLAYLVAGAGVFWGLGVAAVYGPAWRAASISPATATRSA from the coding sequence ATGGAAATCCGTCCCATCCTTTCCGCGCTCCTGCGCAGCAAGACCGGCGCCATCCTGGTGGCGCTGCAAGTGGCGATCAGCCTGGCGATCCTCACCAACGCACTGCATATCGTCAGCGTGCGCCAGGCCGTGGCCGCGCGGCCGAGCGGCATCGCCGGCGAGAGCAGCGTCTTTCACATCCGGGTACGCCACCTGGTCGAAGGCAGCCACCAGGAACAACTGGCGCGCCAGCAGGCCGAAACGCGGGCCCTGCGCGCCATCGGCGGCGTGCTCTCGGCCGCTTTCGTCAACCAGGCGCCCATGTCGCAATCGGGCTGGTCCTCCAGCGTGGCGCCGTCGCGCACCGCGGGCGACGACATCCCGTCCGCCGCCATGTACTACTCGAGCGATTCGCTGGTCAAGACCTGGGGCCTGGAACTGGTGCAAGGGCGCGACCTGAAGCCGGAAGATGTCCTCGACATCGACGGCAACACCGCGCCCGACGACCTGTTCCCCAAGGCGGTACTGGTTACCCGGGCATTGGCCGACAAGCTGTGGCCCGGTGGCGGCGACGCGGTCGGCAAGACGCTTTACTTCGGTAGCGGCGAGGAAGCCAATAGCGCGACCGTGGTCGGCGTCATCGGAACCTTGCAGACCCAGGGCGCCGAAGTGGCCGCGCGCGGCGCCTATTCGCTGATTGTCCCGATGCGCAAGACCTTCTCCAGCACCATGTATGCGGTGCGCAGCGACGCAGGGCAGCAGGAGCGCGTCATGAAAGAAGCCGACGCCGCGCTACGCGCCAGCAACCAGGGCCGCGCGATCGTCACGAGCAAGACGGTCGGCGCGGACCGCGAGCAACGCTACCAGGCCGACGTGGCGCTGTCGTGGATGCTGATCGCGGTCAGCGTGCTGCTGCTGCTCATTACCGCCAGCGGCATTGTCGGCATGGCCAGCCTGTGGGTCACGCAGCGCCGCAAGCAGATCGGCGTGCGGCGCGCGCTGGGGGCGCGCCGGGTCGATATCCTGCGCTACTTCATCACCGAGAATTTCATGATCACCAGCGTGGGGGTGGTGGGCGGCGTGCTCGCGTCGATCGCGCTCAATCAGCTGCTGGTCAGCAAACTGGAGATGGAAAGACTGCCGTTGGCCTACCTGGTGGCGGGCGCCGGCGTGTTCTGGGGGCTCGGCGTGGCCGCCGTGTACGGGCCGGCCTGGCGCGCCGCCAGCATTTCGCCGGCGACGGCCACCCGCAGTGCCTGA